A genomic stretch from Malus domestica chromosome 15, GDT2T_hap1 includes:
- the LOC103400450 gene encoding pentatricopeptide repeat-containing protein At1g08070, chloroplastic, producing the protein MVFSSSSLPILPCNFHVLPAADPPYKLLQTHPSLTLLSKCKSIQNLKQVHTHIVKTGLHNTHFALSKLIEFCAVSPFGDLSYALSVFESIENPNQIVWNTIIRGYSLSSRPLEAVEFYVRMILSGVEPNSYTFPFLLKSCTKTAATHEGKQVHGHVVKLGLESDAFVHTSLINMYAQNGELVSARLVFDKSHLRDAVSFTALISGYVSRGCMDDARVLFDEIPVRDVVSWNAMISGYAQRDRFEEALALFGEMRKANVSPNESTMVTVLSACAQSGSLELGKWVASWIEDHGLGSNLRLVSALIDMYSKCGALDIARGLFDGLQQRDVISWNVMIGGYTHKSHYKEALMQFRLMLRSNTQPNDVTFLAILPACAHLGALDLGKWIHAYIDKNFQKFTNTSLWTSLIDMYAKCGNIEAAKQVFNGMETKSLASWNAMISGLAMHGDAHAALELFSKMEDEGFNPDAITFVGVLSACNHGGLVDLGRQYFSSMTTDYHIAPELHHYGCMIDILGRAGLFDEAGALMKSMEMKPDGAVWGSLLGACRLHRRVELGESVAKHLFEVEPENAGAYVLLSNIYAGAGRWDDMARIRTRLNDLGIKKVPGSTSIEVNSVVHEFLVSDKSHPLSKEIYEMLEEIDRLLDKAGFVPDTSEVLYDMGEEWKEVALSHHSEKLAIAFGLISTKPGTTIRIVKNLRVCGNCHSATKLISKIFNREIIARDGNRFHHFRDGSCSCNDNW; encoded by the coding sequence ATGGTGTTTTCCTCTTCATCGTTGCCAATTCTACCCTGCAATTTTCATGTCCTCCCCGCCGCTGACCCACCGTACAAACTCCTCCAAACCCATCCATCTCTCACCCTTCTCTCCAAATGCAAAAGCATCCAAAATCTCAAACAAGTCCACACCCACATCGTCAAAACCGGCCTCCACAACACCCACTTTGCCCTCAGCAAGCTCATCGAGTTTTGCGCCGTTTCGCCCTTCGGGGATCTCTCTTACGCTCTCTCGGTATTCGAATCCATCGAGAACCCAAATCAGATTGTTTGGAACACGATCATTCGAGGTTATTCCTTGAGCTCCAGGCCGTTAGAGGCCGTGGAATTCTATGTCCGGATGATCCTTTCGGGAGTGGAGCCAAATTCTTAtactttcccttttcttttgaaGTCTTGTACGAAAACCGCGGCGACCCACGAAGGGAAACAGGTTCATGGACATGTTGTGAAGCTTGGACTGGAGTCGGATGCCTTTGTGCACACTTCTCTTATCAATATGTATGCACAAAATGGTGAATTGGTTAGTGCACGTCTGGTGTTTGATAAAAGTCATCTGAGAGATGCTGTTTCGTTTACGGCGTTGATCAGCGGTTATGTTTCGAGGGGTTGTATGGATGATGCTCGTGTTCTGTTCGATGAAATACCTGTGAGAGATGTGGTGTCTTGGAATGCCATGATTTCGGGTTATGCTCAAAGGGACCGATTTGAAGAGGCATTAGCTTTGTTTGGGGAGATGCGGAAAGCAAATGTCTCTCCCAATGAGAGTACTATGGTTACGGTGCTTTCTGCTTGTGCTCAATCAGGGTCTCTCGAATTGGGCAAATGGGTTGCGTCTTGGATTGAGGATCATGGACTTGGTTCAAATCTTCGCCTCGTCAGTGCACTTATTGATATGTACTCGAAGTGTGGTGCATTGGACATAGCTCGGGGTTTATTTGATGGTTTGCAGCAAAGGGATGTAATTTCATGGAATGTAATGATTGGTGGTTATACACATAAGAGCCACTACAAAGAAGCCTTGATGCAGTTTCGGTTGATGCTACGATCAAATACGCAGCCTAATGATGTCACATTCTTAGCCATTCTTCCAGCTTGTGCTCATTTAGGAGCTCTTGATCTTGGCAAGTGGATTCATGCCTACATAGATAAGAACTTCCAGAAGTTTACCAATACTTCCCTCTGGACGAGCCTGattgacatgtatgcaaaatgCGGAAACATCGAGGCAGCAAAACAAGTCTTTAATGGCATGGAAACCAAAAGCTTGGCTTCTTGGAATGCAATGATATCCGGCTTAGCAATGCACGGGGATGCGCATGCAGCCCTTGAGCTTTTCTCAAAAATGGAGGATGAAGGATTCAACCCAGATGCTATCACATTTGTAGGAGTTTTATCTGCTTGTAACCATGGTGGTCTTGTAGACCTTGGACGCCAATACTTCAGCTCCATGACGACGGATTACCATATTGCACCAGAACTGCATCACTATGGATGCATGATAGATATTCTAGGGCGAGCCGGGTTATTTGATGAAGCTGGGGCCCTAATGAAGAGCATGGAAATGAAGCCAGATGGTGCTGTGTGGGGTTCTCTGCTTGGAGCTTGTAGACTCCACAGGCGCGTGGAGCTGGGTGAATCCGTTGCCAAACATCTGTTTGAAGTGGAGCCTGAAAATGCCGGGGCGTATGTTCTGCTATCAAATATCTATGCAGGAGCTGGCAGGTGGGATGATATGGCAAGAATAAGAACGAGGCTGAATGACTTGGGAATCAAGAAAGTTCCTGGCTCTACCTCTATTGAGGTCAATAGTGTTGTTCATGAGTTTCTCGTCAGTGACAAATCTCACCCATTAAGTAAAGAAATCTACGAGATGTTGGAAGAAATCGATAGGCTTTTGGATAAGGCGGGTTTTGTGCCGGATACATCGGAGGTGCTCTACGACATGGGTGAGGAGTGGAAGGAAGTGGCTTTGAGTCATCACAGTGAGAAATTAGCCATTGCTTTCGGTCTGATCAGCACGAAGCCAGGCACAACGATTCGAATAGTAAAGAATCTTCGTGTTTGTGGGAATTGCCATTCAGCAACAAAGCTGATATCCAAGATCTTTAATAGGGAGATTATTGCAAGAGATGGGAACCGTTTCCACCATTTTAGAGATGGTTCTTGTTCATGTAATGACAATTGGTGA
- the LOC114821782 gene encoding early nodulin-93-like has translation MAKNMAQSPFEKTSIDQLAMAKRYSREGVKAGAKAAVVATIATAIPTMASVRMLPWARANLNPTAQALIISTVAGMAYFIVADKTILATARRNSFNQVAHHGARINH, from the exons ATGGCAAAAAATATGGCTCAGTCTCCCTTCGAGAAGACCTCAATTGACCAACTGGCCATGGCTAAGCGCTATTCCCGTG AGGGTGTAAAAGCAGGAGCTAAGGCAGCTGTTGTTGCCACCATTGCCACTGCCATTCCAACT ATGGCTAGTGTGAGGATGCTACCTTGGGCAAGAGCCAATCTCAATCCCACTGCTCAGGCCCTCATAATCTCCACAG TGGCTGGAATGGCATATTTCATCGTGGCTGACAAGACTATTTTGGCAACTGCAAGAAGGAACTCATTCAATCAAGTGGCTCACCATGGAGCAAGAATTAATCACTAA